In Rhodanobacter denitrificans, a single window of DNA contains:
- a CDS encoding RidA family protein, translating to MSSDSIRTDAAPAPVGAYPHARRVGNLLFLSGVGPRQPGSNAIPGNVHDADGRLAGYDIEAQCRQVFANVRAVLEASGARWEDLVDVTVFLTDMQRDFAAYNRLYAEYFAGVDACRTTVGIDALPTPIAIELKCIAALPAPPH from the coding sequence GTGAGCAGCGACAGCATCCGCACCGACGCCGCCCCTGCGCCGGTCGGCGCCTACCCGCACGCGCGGCGCGTCGGCAACCTGCTGTTCCTGTCCGGCGTCGGCCCGCGCCAACCCGGCAGCAATGCGATTCCCGGCAACGTGCACGACGCGGACGGCCGCCTGGCCGGCTACGACATCGAGGCGCAGTGCCGGCAGGTGTTCGCCAACGTGCGCGCCGTGCTCGAAGCCAGCGGCGCACGCTGGGAGGACCTGGTCGACGTCACCGTGTTCCTTACCGACATGCAGCGCGACTTCGCCGCCTACAACCGTCTCTACGCCGAGTATTTCGCCGGCGTCGACGCCTGCCGCACCACGGTGGGCATCGACGCCCTGCCCACGCCGATCGCGATCGAGCTGAAGTGCATCGCCGCCTTGCCGGCGCCGCCGCACTGA
- the can gene encoding carbonate dehydratase, with protein sequence MNSLKDLLANNRRWAAQVTAQDPTFFEQLSQQQAPRYLWIGCSDSRVPATQIVDLPPGEIFVHRNVANVVVHTDLNALSTIQFAVDVLKVKHILVVGHYGCGGVGAVLKESRLGLIDNWLRHITDIAMKHADKLDPAQSFAIRHAHLCELNALEQALNVCHTTVVREAWERGQQLAVHAWIYGLDNGHIHDLGLDVRSREQLPEAYQQAVIELTRRWEGAA encoded by the coding sequence ATGAATTCACTGAAAGATCTGCTTGCCAACAACCGCCGCTGGGCCGCCCAGGTCACCGCGCAGGACCCGACCTTTTTCGAACAACTCTCGCAGCAGCAGGCGCCGCGTTACCTGTGGATCGGCTGCTCGGATTCACGCGTGCCGGCCACGCAGATCGTCGACCTGCCGCCGGGCGAGATCTTCGTGCACCGCAACGTCGCCAACGTGGTGGTGCACACCGACCTCAACGCGCTCAGCACCATCCAGTTCGCGGTCGACGTGCTCAAGGTGAAGCACATCCTGGTGGTCGGCCACTACGGCTGCGGCGGCGTCGGTGCGGTGCTGAAGGAAAGCCGCCTCGGCCTGATCGATAACTGGCTCAGGCATATCACCGACATCGCCATGAAGCACGCCGACAAGCTCGACCCGGCGCAATCGTTCGCGATTCGGCATGCACACCTGTGCGAACTCAACGCGCTGGAACAGGCGCTCAACGTATGCCACACCACGGTGGTGCGCGAGGCGTGGGAGCGTGGCCAGCAGCTGGCCGTGCATGCGTGGATCTATGGCCTCGACAATGGGCATATCCACGACCTGGGCCTGGACGTGCGCAGCCGCGAACAATTGCCTGAGGCCTACCAGCAGGCAGTGATCGAACTCACTCGCCGCTGGGAAGGCGCCGCGTGA
- a CDS encoding SDR family NAD(P)-dependent oxidoreductase yields the protein MQLDLGGRHALVCGASQGIGRASAIELAELGASVTLLARSGDRLQAAAESLPRTHAGQRHDWHSVDMLDTAGLQATATDLAAGAPVHILINNSGGPPGGPAHSAEPAAFEAAFRQHLLAGQVLLQALLPGMRQSGYGRIVNVISTSVKEPIAGLGVSNTVRAAVAGWAKTLSAELAADGITVNNVLPGYTRTQRLDSLLAAQAAASGRNEDAIAQAMLASVPARRFGEAGEVAAVIAFLCTPAAAYVNGVSIAVDGGRTRALS from the coding sequence ATGCAACTGGATCTGGGTGGACGTCACGCGCTGGTCTGCGGCGCTTCGCAGGGCATCGGCCGCGCCAGCGCGATCGAGCTGGCCGAACTGGGTGCCAGCGTCACCCTGCTGGCGCGCTCGGGCGACCGGCTCCAGGCCGCCGCCGAAAGCCTGCCACGGACGCACGCCGGGCAGCGGCACGACTGGCACAGCGTGGACATGCTGGACACCGCCGGCCTGCAGGCCACCGCCACCGACCTCGCCGCCGGCGCCCCGGTACATATCCTGATCAACAACAGCGGCGGCCCGCCGGGCGGCCCGGCCCACAGTGCGGAGCCTGCGGCCTTCGAGGCCGCGTTCCGGCAGCACCTGCTGGCCGGCCAGGTGCTGCTGCAGGCATTGCTGCCCGGCATGCGCCAGAGCGGCTACGGCCGCATCGTCAACGTGATCTCCACCTCGGTGAAGGAACCGATCGCCGGGCTGGGCGTGTCCAACACCGTGCGCGCCGCCGTTGCCGGCTGGGCCAAGACCCTGTCCGCCGAACTGGCCGCCGACGGCATCACCGTCAACAACGTGCTGCCCGGCTACACCCGCACCCAGCGCCTCGACAGCCTGCTCGCCGCGCAGGCCGCGGCCAGCGGACGCAACGAGGACGCGATCGCCCAGGCCATGCTGGCCTCGGTGCCGGCCCGCCGCTTCGGCGAAGCCGGCGAAGTGGCCGCGGTGATCGCGTTCCTGTGCACGCCCGCCGCCGCCTACGTCAACGGCGTCAGCATCGCGGTGGACGGTGGCCGCACCCGCGCGTTGAGCTGA
- the hutG gene encoding N-formylglutamate deformylase, translated as MAPFTLQRGRAPLLISLPHDGSFIPDDIAARMHSAARRAPDTDWHVGRLYQPLAEALGASVLKPRASRYVVDLNRPADGHALYPGQRETGLVPLIGFDGKPLYRDGAEPDAAEIQRRINDCWQPYHQAIAQELARLCAEHGRAVLWEGHSIRSRVPMLFEGRLPDFNLGTAAGASCTPALQDRLQACLASQSRFDFAVNGRFKGGYITRHYGTPATGVQAVQLELAQLNYMDEASFAYDEAKAPEVQELIGRMLQLCLA; from the coding sequence ATGGCCCCATTCACCCTGCAGCGCGGTCGCGCACCGTTGTTGATCAGCCTGCCGCACGACGGCAGCTTCATTCCCGACGATATCGCCGCACGGATGCACTCGGCGGCGCGCCGTGCGCCGGACACCGACTGGCATGTCGGTCGGCTGTACCAGCCGTTGGCCGAAGCGTTGGGCGCCAGCGTGCTGAAGCCGCGGGCGTCGCGCTACGTCGTCGACCTGAATCGTCCCGCCGACGGCCATGCGTTGTATCCCGGGCAGCGCGAGACTGGCCTGGTTCCCTTGATTGGTTTCGATGGTAAACCCCTGTACCGGGACGGCGCCGAGCCGGATGCCGCCGAAATCCAACGGCGCATAAACGATTGCTGGCAACCCTACCATCAGGCCATCGCGCAGGAACTTGCACGGCTGTGCGCCGAGCATGGCCGCGCGGTGTTGTGGGAAGGGCATTCGATCCGCAGCCGGGTGCCCATGCTGTTCGAAGGTCGGTTGCCGGACTTCAACCTCGGCACGGCGGCTGGGGCCAGCTGCACCCCCGCGCTGCAGGATCGGTTGCAAGCCTGCCTGGCGTCGCAGTCGCGCTTCGATTTTGCCGTCAACGGCCGCTTCAAGGGCGGCTACATCACGCGCCACTACGGCACGCCCGCGACCGGCGTGCAGGCCGTGCAGCTGGAACTGGCCCAGCTCAATTACATGGACGAAGCGAGCTTCGCGTACGACGAGGCGAAAGCGCCCGAGGTGCAGGAGCTGATCGGCCGGATGCTGCAGCTCTGCCTGGCATGA
- a CDS encoding aldehyde dehydrogenase has product MSTPRLANLIDGRLQAPHLDAWLDVHDPATGQVFMHCPDSSTADVAAAVDAARRAAPGWAGTPIEQRAHYLNRLADLVEARLEEFAALESRDSGKPLGLARRLDIPRAVSNLRYFAAAIVGWGSESHAMEAGASGIGAINYTLRQPLGVVGCISPWNLPLYLFSWKIAPALAAGSTVVAKPSEVTPCTAALLGELSIQAGFPPGVLNIVQGRGPSVGEAIVEHPAVKAVSFTGSTATGARIAAIAAAQFKKVSLEMGGKNPAIVFADAELSDANLDTIVRSGFANQGEICLCGSRLLVQRSIYDAFRQRYLARVQALRVGDPNDAGSDLGAMVSQAHYDKVLGCIEQARAEGGRVLCGGGALSLPGRCAGGWFIAPTVFEGLPSAAPTNQQEIFGPVVSLIPFEDEAEALAIANDSRYGLAASLWTQDLARAHRLAALLEFGIVWINCWLLRDLRTPFGGVKQSGLGREGGSEALHFFTEPKNICLAYAATPPQR; this is encoded by the coding sequence ATGTCCACCCCGCGCCTAGCCAATCTGATCGATGGTCGCCTGCAGGCGCCCCACCTCGATGCTTGGCTCGATGTGCACGATCCGGCGACCGGTCAGGTTTTCATGCACTGCCCCGATTCGTCGACGGCGGATGTCGCCGCGGCGGTGGACGCCGCCCGCCGCGCCGCGCCGGGATGGGCCGGTACACCGATCGAGCAGCGTGCGCACTACCTGAACCGGCTGGCCGACCTGGTCGAGGCACGGCTGGAGGAATTCGCCGCACTGGAATCGCGCGACAGCGGCAAGCCGCTGGGCCTCGCGCGCCGGCTCGACATCCCGCGCGCGGTCAGCAACCTGCGCTACTTCGCCGCCGCGATCGTCGGCTGGGGCAGCGAATCGCACGCGATGGAAGCCGGCGCCAGCGGCATCGGCGCGATCAACTACACCTTGCGCCAGCCGCTCGGCGTGGTCGGCTGCATCAGTCCGTGGAACCTGCCGCTGTACCTGTTCAGCTGGAAGATCGCGCCGGCGCTGGCCGCCGGCAGCACGGTGGTGGCCAAACCGTCGGAGGTGACGCCGTGCACCGCCGCCCTGCTCGGCGAGCTGAGCATCCAGGCCGGCTTCCCGCCCGGCGTGCTGAACATCGTGCAGGGCCGCGGCCCTAGCGTGGGCGAGGCGATCGTGGAACACCCGGCGGTGAAGGCGGTCTCCTTCACCGGCAGCACGGCCACCGGCGCACGGATCGCCGCCATCGCGGCTGCGCAGTTCAAGAAAGTCTCGCTGGAGATGGGCGGCAAGAACCCGGCGATCGTGTTCGCCGATGCCGAGCTGTCCGACGCAAACCTGGACACCATCGTGCGCTCGGGCTTCGCCAACCAGGGCGAGATTTGCCTGTGCGGCTCGCGCCTGCTGGTGCAGCGCTCGATCTACGACGCCTTTCGCCAGCGCTACCTGGCGCGCGTGCAGGCACTGCGCGTGGGCGATCCGAACGACGCCGGCAGCGACCTCGGCGCGATGGTCTCGCAGGCGCACTACGACAAGGTGCTCGGCTGCATCGAACAGGCCCGCGCCGAAGGCGGCCGCGTGCTCTGCGGTGGCGGCGCGCTCAGCCTGCCCGGCCGCTGCGCCGGCGGCTGGTTCATCGCGCCGACCGTGTTCGAAGGCCTGCCGTCCGCGGCGCCGACCAACCAGCAGGAGATCTTCGGCCCGGTGGTCAGCCTGATCCCGTTCGAGGACGAAGCCGAGGCGCTGGCGATCGCCAACGACAGCCGCTACGGCCTGGCCGCCTCGCTGTGGACGCAGGACCTCGCGCGTGCGCACCGGCTCGCCGCCCTGCTCGAATTCGGCATCGTCTGGATCAACTGCTGGCTGCTGCGCGACCTGCGCACGCCGTTCGGCGGAGTCAAGCAATCCGGGCTTGGTCGCGAGGGCGGCAGCGAAGCGCTGCACTTTTTCACCGAACCGAAAAACATCTGCCTTGCCTACGCTGCGACCCCGCCGCAGCGCTAG
- a CDS encoding MalM family protein — translation MPLRLPAIAAVLAFAALLGGCHNAKALLPPNLRPPSENTGDALKLAQLQLMQASPCCSSFADFSYRNLLPWQPQKFVLGRGSMVANLNGTQSYFLAFRLPTELKLPYKVAMKSELNGRWLHASYLFAPTVVLLDAGFQPIRSEDIGLCEHMGWGDETTGAFGSLSIDSAQARYLLVYSSAEQQSGKTYWEQSPASFSASSAASLQMNSTGSFSIPHGPDGTLWVGLMNKTYEKALDNAICKKAAKGDGVLNTLRTALPLPWSNGSAGKAGHSPSP, via the coding sequence ATGCCGCTTCGACTCCCCGCCATCGCCGCCGTACTGGCCTTCGCCGCCCTGCTGGGCGGCTGCCACAACGCCAAGGCCCTGCTGCCGCCGAACCTGCGCCCGCCGTCGGAAAACACCGGCGATGCGCTGAAGCTGGCCCAGTTGCAGCTGATGCAGGCCAGCCCGTGCTGCAGCAGCTTCGCCGACTTTTCCTACCGCAACCTGCTGCCGTGGCAACCGCAGAAGTTCGTGCTGGGCCGCGGCAGCATGGTGGCCAACCTCAACGGCACACAGAGCTATTTTCTCGCCTTCCGCCTGCCCACCGAACTGAAACTGCCGTACAAGGTGGCCATGAAGTCGGAATTGAACGGCCGTTGGCTGCATGCCAGCTACCTGTTCGCACCGACCGTGGTGCTGCTGGACGCGGGCTTCCAGCCGATCCGCTCGGAAGACATCGGGCTGTGCGAGCACATGGGCTGGGGCGACGAGACCACCGGCGCCTTCGGCAGCCTCAGCATCGACAGCGCGCAGGCACGCTACCTGCTGGTCTACAGCTCGGCCGAGCAGCAGTCGGGCAAGACCTACTGGGAGCAGTCGCCGGCGTCGTTCTCCGCTTCCAGCGCCGCCTCGCTGCAGATGAATTCCACCGGCAGCTTCAGCATCCCGCATGGACCGGACGGTACGCTGTGGGTCGGCCTGATGAACAAGACCTACGAGAAGGCGCTCGACAACGCGATCTGCAAGAAGGCGGCGAAGGGCGACGGCGTGCTCAATACCCTGCGCACGGCCTTGCCGCTGCCCTGGAGCAACGGCAGCGCCGGCAAGGCCGGCCATAGTCCTTCGCCATGA